The Ochotona princeps isolate mOchPri1 chromosome 26, mOchPri1.hap1, whole genome shotgun sequence genome contains a region encoding:
- the CCDC88C gene encoding protein Daple isoform X1 produces the protein MDVTVSELMELFLQSPLVTWVKTFGSFGGGAQDNLTMYMDLVDGILLNQIMLQIDPRPTNQRINKHVNNDVNLRIQNLTILVRNIKTYYQEVLQQLIVMNLPNVLMIGKDPLSGKSMEEIKKVLLLVLGCAVQCERKEEFIERIKQLDIETQAGIVAHIQEVTHNQENVFDLQWLELPDVAPEELEALSRSMVLHLRRLIDERDECTELIVDLTQERDYLQAQRPPSPAKSSSIDSTPSPTSSLSSEDKQHLAVELADTKARLRRVRQDLEEKTEQLVDARHEVDQLVLELQKVKQENTQLAADARSARAYRDELDSLREKASRVDRLEMELVRCKERLHDVDFYKARMEELREDSIILIETKALLEEQLVAARARGDKVHELEKENLQLRSKLHDVELDRDTDKKRIEELLEENMALEMAQKQSMNESAHLGWELEQLSRNAELSDASRKSFVFELNECASSRILKLEKENQGLQSAVQGLRESGLKYAELQKENEQLSKKIEKLQTQLEREKQSSQDLETLSEELIQEKEQLQSDMETLKADRARQIKDLEQEKDHLSRAMRSLRERSQVSSEARTKDTERECTVPRQAEAATQLSQPEVEVQQLRQDAQQKAEQVEALEQELGRLEQERKQLEAQVSALQSAAEKASGLEQENSALRASLDAMQDAATQRQRLEQEQERLAEENQELRAALEASRLSSAQVAQVQQENQQLVREKEGLSRDVALLAALSKQTERLELSYQSVSAENQRLQQGLERSGRQSQALERELGELEAERRALQRDLEALQLAGVRLQRAEEDRKALEQEVAQLEKDKKLLEKETKRLWQQVELKDAVLDDSTAKLCAAEKESRALDKELARCREAASKLKELERDNRDLTKQVTLHTRTLTTLREDLVLEKLKSQQLTSELDQLSQELEKLGLSKELLLQDEHGDTKYRILEGRSESALQTTLAQREEKIAFLEAQVEEKASLNHQLQSELQTLRKECEVFRRASEDGPYLLNTLKPVVEKEAWAPGHKEATLELLRVKDRAIELERNNAALQAEKQLLKDQLQHLETQNVAFSSQILTLQKQSAFLQEHNTTLQTQTARLQVENSTLSSQSASLTAQYTLLQSQQTAQEGELEGLRERQERLTAAHEALLQDHERLGALHERQCAEYEALIRQHGCLKTLHRNLELEFKELNERHGDLLTHKAELDELEKVLTTERETLQQERRTNAMATGENQRLRGELDRVSFLHQQLKGEYEELHAYTKELKTSLHNSQLELNRWQARFDELKEQHQSMDLSLTKLDNHCELLSRLKGNLEEENHHLLSQIQLLSQQNQLLVEQNLESKEQFHEEQKQYIDKLNALRRHKEKLEEKIMDQYKFYDPAPKKKNHWIGARALVRFIKPKKEGSRERSKSTADSPPWQLEEPASPLRPQPENPDTPPPGLNGSANEHDPHSGSEGRGPGDPKTKRGSPPGDGLDSTEAAKPWPSALGSRACSTPAITATPPSSTPASRHPGRAKGCNSEDSLCEPALELDFSHRQNVSRPSSLESSRNASSNSSPLNLKGSSEQLLGRSESFSSEDLIPSRDPCTLPRDTSTSGCPVLGRHEYPPPRNGPTALPPATARPCTVSPSSEMVTLEEFLEESGRSSPTHDAPSNRDDLLTDYFRKANDGPALGGQPGPPSRKEGPKMPTSFVAPTIKMAVSTPEGRQLKPGQYVKPNFRPPEAPASPGSTPRPAQPPQSLSLGRPRQGVPASASHAPTGRSASLSRAFSLASADLLRASGPEACKQHETPQKLVASSAARDRSSHLLPGPHSLSRERTPLVGKAGGSCPGPRGRTLDVRRFSLAPPKEERLAPLQQSATAPALSSGAGSSGSSSPATRTKPRTPPHTGEVAAIAPVRPGLNVSDGDGAAGQGCGEGLSAKSPGRSADLAPHVGRGPEDCGRGSSSKSTPVSPEPGGDPQTVWYEYGCV, from the exons GGAAGAGCATGGAGGAGATCAAgaaggtgctgctgctggtgctcggCTGTGCTGTCCAG TGCGAGCGGAAGGAGGAGTTCATTGAGCGCATCAAGCAGCTGGACATCGAGACGCAGGCTGGCATCGTGGCGCACATCCAGGAG GTGACACACAACCAGGAGAACGTGTTCgacctgcagtggctggagctgccgGATGTGGCCCCGGAGGAGCTGGAGGCGCTGTCCAGGAGTATGGTGCTCCACCTGCGGAGGCTCATCGACGAGCGGGACGAGTGCACCGAG CTCATCGTGGACCTGACCCAGGAACGGGACTACCTGCAGGCACAGAGGCCGCCCAGCCCCGCCAAGTCCTCCAGCATCGACTCCACgcccagccccaccagcagccTGTCCAGTGAGGACAAGCAGCACCTGGCCGTGGAGCTGGCTGACACCAAGGCCCGGCTGCGGCGCGTCCGGCAGGATCT ggaggagaagacagagcagcTTGTGGATGCCAGGCACGAGGTGGACCAGCTGGTGCTAGAGCTGCAGAAAGTCAAGCaggag AACACCCAGCTGGCAGCTGACGCCCGGTCTGCCCGTGCCTACCGAGACGAGCTGGACTCGCTGAGGGAGAAGGCGAGCCGCGTGGACAGGCTGGAGATGGAGCTGGTGCGCTGCAAGGAGAGGCTGCATGACGTGGACTTCTACAAGGCCCGCATGGAG GAGCTGAGGGAAGACAGCATCATCCTCATTGAGACCAAGGCCCTGCTGGAGGAGCAGCTGGTGGCCGCCCGGGCCCGGGGCGACAAGGTCCATGAGCTGGAGAAGGAGAACCTGCAGCTGCGATCCAAACTGCATGACGTGGAGCTG GACCGGGACACAGACAAGAAGCGCATCGAGGAGCTGCTGGAGGAGAACATGGCGCTGGAGATGGCCCAGAAGCAGAGCATGAACGAGTCTGCGCacctgggctgggagctggagcagctgtccAGGAACGCAGAGCTGTCCGACG CCTCCAGGAAGTCCTTCGTGTTCGAGCTGAACGAGTGTGCTTCCAGCCGCATCCTGAAGCTGGAGAAGGAGAACCAGGGCCTGCAGAGTGCCGTCCAGGGCCTGCGGGAGAGCGGCCTCAAGTACGCCGAGCTGCAGAAGGAGAATGAGCAGCTGAGCAAGAAG ATCGAGAAGCTGCAGACCCAGCTGGAGcgggagaagcagagcagccaggacctggagaCCCTGAGCGAGGAGCTCATTCAGGAGAAGGAGCAGCTGCAGAGCGACATGGAGACCCTGAAGGCTGACAGGGCCAGGCAG ATTAAAGACCTGGAGCAGGAGAAGGACCACCTCAGCCGAGCCATGCGGTCGCTGCGGGAGAGGTCGCAGGTCAGCAGTGAGGCCCGCACGAAGGACACGGAGAGGGAGTGCACAGTGCCACGCCAGGCAGAGGCCGCCACTCAGCTCAGCCAGCCAGAGGTGGAGGTACAGCAGCTACGCCAAGATGCCCAGCAGAAGGCGGAGCAGGTGGAGGCCttggagcaggagctgggccggCTGGAGCAGGAGCGCAAGCAGCTGGAGGCGCAGGTGAGCGCCCTGCAGTCAGCCGCTGAGAAGGCCTCAGGCTTGGAGCAAGAGAACAGCGCACTGCGTGCGTCCCTGGACGCTATGCAGGATGCGGCCACACAGCGCCAACgcctggagcaggagcaggagcggcTGGCTGAGGAGAACCAGGAGCTGCGTGCCGCCCTGGAGGCCTCACGGCTCAGCAGCGCACAGGTGGCGCAGGTGCAGCAGGAGAACCAGCAGCTGGTGCGCGAGAAGGAGGGGCTGAGCCGCGATGTGGCGCTACTGGCCGCCCTCAGCAAGCAGACGGAGCGCCTGGAGCTCAGCTACCAGAGCGTGAGCGCCGAGAACCAGCGGCTGCAGCAGGGCCTGGAGCGCAGCGGCCGCCAGTCACAGGCCCTGGAGCGGGAGCTGGGCGAGCTGGAGGCCGAGCGCCGGGCCCTGCAGCGGGACCTGGAGGCCCTGCAGCTGGCCGGCGTGCGGCTGCAGCGGGCCGAGGAAGACAGGAAGGCGCTGGAGCAGGAAGTGGCACAGCTCGAAAAGGACAAGAAGCTGCTGGAGAAGGAGACCAAGCGCCTGTGGCAGCAGGTGGAGCTCAAGGACGCCGTGCTGGATGACAGCACTGCCAAGCTGTGCGCCGCCGAGAAGGAGAGCCGCGCGCTGGACAAGGAGCTGGCCCGCTGCCGTGAGGCGGCCAGCAAACTCAAAGAGCTGGAGAGGGACAACCGGGACCTCACGAAGCAGGTCACCCTGCACACGAGGACGCTGACAACCCTGCGGGAG GACCTGGTGCTGGAGAAGCTGAAGAGCCAGCAGCTGACCAGTGAACTGGaccagctgagccaggagctggagaagctgggcctcagcaaggagctgctgctgcaggacgAGCATGGTGACAC AAAGTACAGGATCTTGGAGGGCAGAAGTGAATCAGCGTTGCAGACTACGCTGgcgcagagagaagagaagattGCGTTCTTGGAAGCTCAGGTGGAAGAGAAAGCGAGCCTGAACCACCAGCTGCAGAGTGAGCTCCAGACG TTGAGAAAAGAGTGTGAAGTCTTCAGGCGGGCCTCGGAGGATGGGCCTTACCTGCTAAACACGCTCAAGCCTGTGGTGGAGAAAGAAGCCTGGGCGCCCGGCCACAAGGAGGCCACCCTGGAGCTACTGCGTGTGAAGGACCGGGCCATCGAGCTGGAACGGAAT AACGCGGCCCTGCAGGCGGAGAAACAGCTGCTGAAGGATCAGCTGCAGCACCTGGAGACCCAGAACGTGGCCTTCAGCAGTCAGATCCTGACCCTGCAGAAGCAGAGCGCCTTCCTGCAGGAGCACAACACCACGCTGCAGACCCAGACGGCCAGGCTGCAG GTGGAAAACTCGACGCTGAGCTCACAGAGCGCCTCGCTCACAGCACAGTATACGCTACTGCAGAGCCAGCAGACGGCCCAGGAGGGCGAGCTGGAGGGCCTGCGTGAGCGGCAGGAGCGGCTGACGGCGGCGCACGAGGCACTGCTGCAGGACCACGAGCGCCTGGGCGCATTGCACGAGCGCCAGTGCGCCGAGTATGAGGCCCTCATCCGCCAGCACGGCTGCCTCAAGACGCTGCATCGCAACCTGGAGCTGGAGTTCAAGGAGCTCAACGAGAG GCATGGGGACCTCCTGACACATAAGGCGGAGCTGGACGAGCTGGAAAAAGTCCTGACCACGGAGAGGGAGACTCTGCAGCAGGAGCGCAGGACCAACGCCATGGCCACCGGCGAGAACCAGCGGCTGCGGGGAGAGCTGGACAG GGTCAGCTTCCTGCACCAGCAGCTGAAGGGGGAGTACGAGGAGCTGCATGCGTACACCAAGGAGCTGAAGACCTCACTGCACAACtcgcagctggagctgaaccgctGGCAGGCGCGCTTCGACGAGCTCAAGGAGCAGCACCAGAGCATGGACCTCTCGCTGACCAAGCTGGACAACCACTGCGAG CTGCTCTCCCGCCTCAAGGGCAACCTGGAGGAAGAGAACCACCACCTGCTGAGCCAGATCCAGCTGCTGAGCCAGCAGAACCAGCTGCTCGTGGAGCAGAACCTGGAGAGCAAGGAGCAGTTCCACGAGGAGCAAAAGCAGTACAT AGACAAGCTGAATGCCTTACGGAGACACAAGGAGAAGCTGGAGGAGAAGATCATGGACCAGTACAAGTTCTACGATCCTGCTCCAAAGAA GAAGAACCACTGGATAGGAGCCAGAGCCTTGGTCAGGTTCATCAAACCAAAGAAAGAGGGTTCAAGAGAGCGCTCCAAATCCACTGCGGACAGCCCTCCCTGGCAGCTGGAAGAGCCTGCCTCGCCCCTCAGGCCGCAGCCTGAGAACCCCGACACCCCACCACCGGGCTTGAATGGCAGTGCCAACGAGCATGACCCCCACAGTGGGTCCGAGGGGAGAG GCCCTGGAGATCCGAAGACCAAGCGAGGGTCCCCTCCCGGGGATGGCCTGGACAGCACAGAAGCTGCCAAGCCCTGGCCCTCAGCACTGGGCTCCCGGGCCTGTTCAACCCCTGCCATCACTGCAACCCCTCCCAGCTCCACCCCTGCCTCCCGGCACCCAGGCCGTGCCAAAG gctGTAATTCCGAAGACAGCCTCTGCGAGCCGGCCCTGGAGCTCGACTTCAGCCACAGGCAGAATG TGTCCCGGCCCAGTAgcctggagagcagcagaaatGCGTCTAGCAACAGCTCCCCACTGAATCTGAAAG GTTCCTCCGAGCAGCTGCTTGGTCGGTCCGAGAGCTTCAGCAGCGAAGACCTGATCCCCAGCAGGGACCCGTGCACGCTGCCCCGAGACACCAGCACCTCAGGCTGCCCCGTCCTGGGCCGCCATGAGTACCCCCCACCCCGGAATGGACCCACAGCCCTGCCACCTGCTACAGCACGGCCCTGTACCGTCTCCCCCAGCAGCGAGATGGTCACCCTGGAGGAGTTCCTGGAGGAGAGTGGCCGGAGCTCACCCACTCAC GACGCCCCCAGCAACCGGGATGACCTGCTCACTGACTATTTCCGAAAAGCCAATGATGGCCCCGCCCTGGGGGGGCAGCCCGGGCCACCCTCCCGCAAAGAAGGACCCAAGATGCCTACCAGCTTTGTGGCCCCCACCATCAAGATGGCTGTGAGCACCCCGGAGGGCCGGCAGCTGAAGCCTGGGCAGTATGTGAAGCCCAACTTCCGGCCACCCGAGGCCCCCGCCTCCCCTGGCAGCACCCCGAGACCGGCCCAACCTCCCCAGAGCCTGTCTCTGGGCAGACCGCGGCAGGGGGTGCCGGCCTCTGCTTCGCATGCGCCCACTGGCCGCAGCGCATCCCTGAGCCGGGCTTTCAGCCTGGCCTCGGCCGACCTCCTCCGGGCCAGCGGCCCAGAGGCCTGCAAGCAGCATGAAACCCCGCAGAAGCTGGTGGCTtcctcagcagccagggacaggagcagccacctgctgccaggACCCCACAGCCTGAGCCGCGAGCGGACCCCACTGGTGGGCAAGGCTGGGGGCTCCTGCCCGGGCCCCCGCGGCCGAACCCTGGATGTACGGCGCTTCTCGCTGGCGCCGCCGAAGGAGGAGCGGCTGGCCCCTCTGCAGCAGTCGGCCACGGCCCCCGCACTGTCCTCCGGAGCAGGTAGCAGTGGCAGCAGCTCGCCAGCCACCAGGACCAAACCCCGAACGCCCCCACACACTGGGGAGGTGGCCGCCATCGCACCTGTGCGGCCCGGGCTCAACGTCAGCGATGGGGACGGGGCCGCGGGGCAGGGCTGCGGTGAGGGCCTCTCGGCCAAAAGCCCTGGGAGGTCTGCTGACTTGGCACCCCACGTGGGCAGGGGCCCCGAGGACTGTGGTCGCGGGAGCAGCTCCAAGAGCACGCCAGTGTCCCCGGAGCCCGGCGGGGACCCACAGACTGTGTGGTATGAGTATGGCTGCGTGTGA
- the CCDC88C gene encoding protein Daple isoform X2 has protein sequence MDVTVSELMELFLQSPLVTWVKTFGSFGGGAQDNLTMYMDLVDGILLNQIMLQIDPRPTNQRINKHVNNDVNLRIQNLTILVRNIKTYYQEVLQQLIVMNLPNVLMIGKDPLSGKSMEEIKKVLLLVLGCAVQCERKEEFIERIKQLDIETQAGIVAHIQEVTHNQENVFDLQWLELPDVAPEELEALSRSMVLHLRRLIDERDECTELIVDLTQERDYLQAQRPPSPAKSSSIDSTPSPTSSLSSEDKQHLAVELADTKARLRRVRQDLEEKTEQLVDARHEVDQLVLELQKVKQENTQLAADARSARAYRDELDSLREKASRVDRLEMELVRCKERLHDVDFYKARMEELREDSIILIETKALLEEQLVAARARGDKVHELEKENLQLRSKLHDVELDRDTDKKRIEELLEENMALEMAQKQSMNESAHLGWELEQLSRNAELSDASRKSFVFELNECASSRILKLEKENQGLQSAVQGLRESGLKYAELQKENEQLSKKIEKLQTQLEREKQSSQDLETLSEELIQEKEQLQSDMETLKADRARQIKDLEQEKDHLSRAMRSLRERSQVSSEARTKDTERECTVPRQAEAATQLSQPEVEVQQLRQDAQQKAEQVEALEQELGRLEQERKQLEAQVSALQSAAEKASGLEQENSALRASLDAMQDAATQRQRLEQEQERLAEENQELRAALEASRLSSAQVAQVQQENQQLVREKEGLSRDVALLAALSKQTERLELSYQSVSAENQRLQQGLERSGRQSQALERELGELEAERRALQRDLEALQLAGVRLQRAEEDRKALEQEVAQLEKDKKLLEKETKRLWQQVELKDAVLDDSTAKLCAAEKESRALDKELARCREAASKLKELERDNRDLTKQVTLHTRTLTTLREDLVLEKLKSQQLTSELDQLSQELEKLGLSKELLLQDEHGDTKYRILEGRSESALQTTLAQREEKIAFLEAQVEEKASLNHQLQSELQTLRKECEVFRRASEDGPYLLNTLKPVVEKEAWAPGHKEATLELLRVKDRAIELERNNAALQAEKQLLKDQLQHLETQNVAFSSQILTLQKQSAFLQEHNTTLQTQTARLQVENSTLSSQSASLTAQYTLLQSQQTAQEGELEGLRERQERLTAAHEALLQDHERLGALHERQCAEYEALIRQHGCLKTLHRNLELEFKELNERHGDLLTHKAELDELEKVLTTERETLQQERRTNAMATGENQRLRGELDRVSFLHQQLKGEYEELHAYTKELKTSLHNSQLELNRWQARFDELKEQHQSMDLSLTKLDNHCELLSRLKGNLEEENHHLLSQIQLLSQQNQLLVEQNLESKEQFHEEQKQYIDKLNALRRHKEKLEEKIMDQYKFYDPAPKKKNHWIGARALVRFIKPKKEGSRERSKSTADSPPWQLEEPASPLRPQPENPDTPPPGLNGSANEHDPHSGSEGRASQRKKSPFVRSKSKDKDKSPSGPPALSKRLRFWSSSDSPSSPSEPLSFSNIGDF, from the exons GGAAGAGCATGGAGGAGATCAAgaaggtgctgctgctggtgctcggCTGTGCTGTCCAG TGCGAGCGGAAGGAGGAGTTCATTGAGCGCATCAAGCAGCTGGACATCGAGACGCAGGCTGGCATCGTGGCGCACATCCAGGAG GTGACACACAACCAGGAGAACGTGTTCgacctgcagtggctggagctgccgGATGTGGCCCCGGAGGAGCTGGAGGCGCTGTCCAGGAGTATGGTGCTCCACCTGCGGAGGCTCATCGACGAGCGGGACGAGTGCACCGAG CTCATCGTGGACCTGACCCAGGAACGGGACTACCTGCAGGCACAGAGGCCGCCCAGCCCCGCCAAGTCCTCCAGCATCGACTCCACgcccagccccaccagcagccTGTCCAGTGAGGACAAGCAGCACCTGGCCGTGGAGCTGGCTGACACCAAGGCCCGGCTGCGGCGCGTCCGGCAGGATCT ggaggagaagacagagcagcTTGTGGATGCCAGGCACGAGGTGGACCAGCTGGTGCTAGAGCTGCAGAAAGTCAAGCaggag AACACCCAGCTGGCAGCTGACGCCCGGTCTGCCCGTGCCTACCGAGACGAGCTGGACTCGCTGAGGGAGAAGGCGAGCCGCGTGGACAGGCTGGAGATGGAGCTGGTGCGCTGCAAGGAGAGGCTGCATGACGTGGACTTCTACAAGGCCCGCATGGAG GAGCTGAGGGAAGACAGCATCATCCTCATTGAGACCAAGGCCCTGCTGGAGGAGCAGCTGGTGGCCGCCCGGGCCCGGGGCGACAAGGTCCATGAGCTGGAGAAGGAGAACCTGCAGCTGCGATCCAAACTGCATGACGTGGAGCTG GACCGGGACACAGACAAGAAGCGCATCGAGGAGCTGCTGGAGGAGAACATGGCGCTGGAGATGGCCCAGAAGCAGAGCATGAACGAGTCTGCGCacctgggctgggagctggagcagctgtccAGGAACGCAGAGCTGTCCGACG CCTCCAGGAAGTCCTTCGTGTTCGAGCTGAACGAGTGTGCTTCCAGCCGCATCCTGAAGCTGGAGAAGGAGAACCAGGGCCTGCAGAGTGCCGTCCAGGGCCTGCGGGAGAGCGGCCTCAAGTACGCCGAGCTGCAGAAGGAGAATGAGCAGCTGAGCAAGAAG ATCGAGAAGCTGCAGACCCAGCTGGAGcgggagaagcagagcagccaggacctggagaCCCTGAGCGAGGAGCTCATTCAGGAGAAGGAGCAGCTGCAGAGCGACATGGAGACCCTGAAGGCTGACAGGGCCAGGCAG ATTAAAGACCTGGAGCAGGAGAAGGACCACCTCAGCCGAGCCATGCGGTCGCTGCGGGAGAGGTCGCAGGTCAGCAGTGAGGCCCGCACGAAGGACACGGAGAGGGAGTGCACAGTGCCACGCCAGGCAGAGGCCGCCACTCAGCTCAGCCAGCCAGAGGTGGAGGTACAGCAGCTACGCCAAGATGCCCAGCAGAAGGCGGAGCAGGTGGAGGCCttggagcaggagctgggccggCTGGAGCAGGAGCGCAAGCAGCTGGAGGCGCAGGTGAGCGCCCTGCAGTCAGCCGCTGAGAAGGCCTCAGGCTTGGAGCAAGAGAACAGCGCACTGCGTGCGTCCCTGGACGCTATGCAGGATGCGGCCACACAGCGCCAACgcctggagcaggagcaggagcggcTGGCTGAGGAGAACCAGGAGCTGCGTGCCGCCCTGGAGGCCTCACGGCTCAGCAGCGCACAGGTGGCGCAGGTGCAGCAGGAGAACCAGCAGCTGGTGCGCGAGAAGGAGGGGCTGAGCCGCGATGTGGCGCTACTGGCCGCCCTCAGCAAGCAGACGGAGCGCCTGGAGCTCAGCTACCAGAGCGTGAGCGCCGAGAACCAGCGGCTGCAGCAGGGCCTGGAGCGCAGCGGCCGCCAGTCACAGGCCCTGGAGCGGGAGCTGGGCGAGCTGGAGGCCGAGCGCCGGGCCCTGCAGCGGGACCTGGAGGCCCTGCAGCTGGCCGGCGTGCGGCTGCAGCGGGCCGAGGAAGACAGGAAGGCGCTGGAGCAGGAAGTGGCACAGCTCGAAAAGGACAAGAAGCTGCTGGAGAAGGAGACCAAGCGCCTGTGGCAGCAGGTGGAGCTCAAGGACGCCGTGCTGGATGACAGCACTGCCAAGCTGTGCGCCGCCGAGAAGGAGAGCCGCGCGCTGGACAAGGAGCTGGCCCGCTGCCGTGAGGCGGCCAGCAAACTCAAAGAGCTGGAGAGGGACAACCGGGACCTCACGAAGCAGGTCACCCTGCACACGAGGACGCTGACAACCCTGCGGGAG GACCTGGTGCTGGAGAAGCTGAAGAGCCAGCAGCTGACCAGTGAACTGGaccagctgagccaggagctggagaagctgggcctcagcaaggagctgctgctgcaggacgAGCATGGTGACAC AAAGTACAGGATCTTGGAGGGCAGAAGTGAATCAGCGTTGCAGACTACGCTGgcgcagagagaagagaagattGCGTTCTTGGAAGCTCAGGTGGAAGAGAAAGCGAGCCTGAACCACCAGCTGCAGAGTGAGCTCCAGACG TTGAGAAAAGAGTGTGAAGTCTTCAGGCGGGCCTCGGAGGATGGGCCTTACCTGCTAAACACGCTCAAGCCTGTGGTGGAGAAAGAAGCCTGGGCGCCCGGCCACAAGGAGGCCACCCTGGAGCTACTGCGTGTGAAGGACCGGGCCATCGAGCTGGAACGGAAT AACGCGGCCCTGCAGGCGGAGAAACAGCTGCTGAAGGATCAGCTGCAGCACCTGGAGACCCAGAACGTGGCCTTCAGCAGTCAGATCCTGACCCTGCAGAAGCAGAGCGCCTTCCTGCAGGAGCACAACACCACGCTGCAGACCCAGACGGCCAGGCTGCAG GTGGAAAACTCGACGCTGAGCTCACAGAGCGCCTCGCTCACAGCACAGTATACGCTACTGCAGAGCCAGCAGACGGCCCAGGAGGGCGAGCTGGAGGGCCTGCGTGAGCGGCAGGAGCGGCTGACGGCGGCGCACGAGGCACTGCTGCAGGACCACGAGCGCCTGGGCGCATTGCACGAGCGCCAGTGCGCCGAGTATGAGGCCCTCATCCGCCAGCACGGCTGCCTCAAGACGCTGCATCGCAACCTGGAGCTGGAGTTCAAGGAGCTCAACGAGAG GCATGGGGACCTCCTGACACATAAGGCGGAGCTGGACGAGCTGGAAAAAGTCCTGACCACGGAGAGGGAGACTCTGCAGCAGGAGCGCAGGACCAACGCCATGGCCACCGGCGAGAACCAGCGGCTGCGGGGAGAGCTGGACAG GGTCAGCTTCCTGCACCAGCAGCTGAAGGGGGAGTACGAGGAGCTGCATGCGTACACCAAGGAGCTGAAGACCTCACTGCACAACtcgcagctggagctgaaccgctGGCAGGCGCGCTTCGACGAGCTCAAGGAGCAGCACCAGAGCATGGACCTCTCGCTGACCAAGCTGGACAACCACTGCGAG CTGCTCTCCCGCCTCAAGGGCAACCTGGAGGAAGAGAACCACCACCTGCTGAGCCAGATCCAGCTGCTGAGCCAGCAGAACCAGCTGCTCGTGGAGCAGAACCTGGAGAGCAAGGAGCAGTTCCACGAGGAGCAAAAGCAGTACAT AGACAAGCTGAATGCCTTACGGAGACACAAGGAGAAGCTGGAGGAGAAGATCATGGACCAGTACAAGTTCTACGATCCTGCTCCAAAGAA GAAGAACCACTGGATAGGAGCCAGAGCCTTGGTCAGGTTCATCAAACCAAAGAAAGAGGGTTCAAGAGAGCGCTCCAAATCCACTGCGGACAGCCCTCCCTGGCAGCTGGAAGAGCCTGCCTCGCCCCTCAGGCCGCAGCCTGAGAACCCCGACACCCCACCACCGGGCTTGAATGGCAGTGCCAACGAGCATGACCCCCACAGTGGGTCCGAGGGGAGAG CGTCTCAGCGCAAAAAGAGTCCCTTTGTGAGAAGCAAGAGCAAGGACAAGGACAAGTCTCCATCGGGCCCCCCGGCTCTCTCTAAACGCCTCCGCTTCTGGTCTTCCTCAGACAGCCCATCCTCTCCTAGCGAGCCCCTCTCCTTCTCCAACATCGGAGATTTCtaa